The Argiope bruennichi chromosome 5, qqArgBrue1.1, whole genome shotgun sequence genome segment TACTTGGAATAATCGAGGTCAATATGCTCTTTTGGCTGGAAAAAGGCATATTCTATTTGGCACTgactaattaaactaaaatttttcattttaatattttttactacctTTTCTTGTAAAAACATACCTAATGGATCATCGTCATCTATCATTTTTAAACTCTAccgaagaaaatgaaataatcaaaatagctAGAAATAGTATGTTCTTACGGAAAAGAATCGAGCACTTTAAATGCCGAAAACATATTAAAGAATACAGTAAAATAGATTTAGGAAATCTTCTTTTACCTTATGACTTTCagtattaaaaagtttcagaatcTTTATCTTCAGAAGATTCAATATTAAAGTTTCAGATCTTCAGAATtactatcaaaattattaaacatttttaatatgtattcatCAAGCAAAACGacttagaaataaatatgaaatatgttttctttaaattaacaaatctattcaggaattaaaatataatctcttttaattttcaaaaatataatttcaacttttaagtCTATTCCAAGTTGATCAGTAATAGTGaataaatgattcattatttttagattcaaaaattaaaaattttggggAAGTAACcagaaaatcttatttatatttcttaattttaaaaaaactccaGTCCATTAAACAGACGATTGGCGCGTtagtatatgaattaaaattagttaattgaTTTGCTTCAGGATAAACTGTCACAatcaagtaaacaaataaaagcgCAACAGTGATgcaatataaaagatattatttgatTCAGAACAGCTCCTGCATTTCATTGGCCAGAATTCTTTAGAAACCTCACCAATCAGTTTTATGATTTCACGAATAATTAGTTACGAGCTAAAGTATTGGTTTCATcttcattttatcaaatgatctcaaataatttcatttcatttttaaattcctaaataatttcaacataatGTTTCACAATTTCTTAATCATAATTGTtgtgattttctttaaaatttgttttgtatcgCCAAGAAATCAATAATGTCAAGTGATAAGAACTGAAAAACTGGGATGCCTGCTAAGTTAAAATCCAAATTCACTTGGACATTTTAACAAGTTTATATCAAATATCTCTTTTATGTTTTCAAGGGACCTAAATACAACTTCTTGGGGACCTGCTGTTCGCCAGTAAAAAGGAAAACTAAACTTTGGGTTCATTTGCGCTTCCGAAATTAAAGCTCCACCCATTTGAACAATTATCTATTGCAAGATtggttgaaattaaaaataccgcCTCTGGTTGCAAAATGAATGTGCGCTTGTGAAATACGTATTTTTAATATCCCTGCACCAATAATCGTTTATACCATGCATTGAAAATGAATGTACTATTTCCCACCCACCCTCACTTCTAATGCTTTTCTCCTTTCAACTATTGCCGGAATAAAAACATCCTCTCTCAAACGTACCTTCGAAATATATGGTTTTACGATGGATTCGCTTATCCCATAGGGATAACGATAGCGATTGAGACGCTAACACTTTTGTAGAACGGGGTCTTAAAATATCACTCATGCTCTCTGGTATTAGCTTGTGATTATTGTTGGATTGCAATCTAATtaaagtttaatcatgaaattatCATATCTATTGACATTCCGCCTTTTCCATCACCATAAAcaatttcaaagaattcaatcttttttaatttctagaaaaaaacaCAATCCGTCTACCGAAGCAGATGAACTAAAACGCCCGATGAAATTGTCAACTCTCTATGTACCTGGTCGTTATGGCGCTGAAATGTATCAAATTGTGAGACCAGTTATTAATGTCGAAGACATATCGCGAAACTTAGACAAAATCCGTCAGTCTTGTCATTTACGAGGCATCGAtgtagatttgaaaaatattgtcgATTCATTGCAACAGTTAGAGTCGGAGCGAAGGGAATTTGCTTCTTTCGTCGAAAAGGATCGTCAATATATCGAAGAACTCAAACAGCTGCATTCGTCAGGTGATGAGGCGCGGTTAAATAGCTTAAAGAAAGAGCATGAAGTGTTcatcgaaaaattaaaatctgcaaaagaaaaattgcataataCTGAGGAACTGATTCTTCCTGTGGTTCAGAggattccaaatttgattcaTGAGCTTACCCCTTTGCTATCTGACATTACTGAAGAACGAAATTCATGTCATTCTGAACAAGACTTCAATCTTCTACCACATACAGATATATGCAAACAAACATCTTTGctcaagttttcaaaaaataaagccaaatcatattattttaaaggagTTTTGGCTGATTTAGAATTAGCCATTCAAATATACTTCTGTaacaaattgtcaaaaaatgACTATGGAGCTATATCATGTGCTGATTTTTGCAAATCTTTCCTTCTGGAAGCTGTTGGTCGAGATCCTTATTCAGTCAAGCAAACAATTCCAATTAAAATGCGTGTGGAACGTGGACAAATGCTTCATTTGGTGGGTGGAGCATCATTTGAATCCTTTTGCGCTTATCTCACTAATATGAATGTATCTAAAACAAATCTACCTATGAAATACTTTTCCATTGGACGTCTGTATAATGCAGAGAATTCTGAGCCCATGACTTTTGATTTATTCTCTGTTGTACAGTCTACTAGCATTCACTGTTTAACTTGCTGTGAAGATGGTCAGAgtgaaaatgaagaatttgaagcaatgtttgatttgatttctgcttgttataataattttaaaataccatttcgAATTGTAAATTGTTCTACAAAACGTCTCAATGTGGCAGAGTGCCGGCGCAAGCAACTGGAAATTTGGTCACCTTCAAAACATATGTATATCCCTGTGGCTCATGTATCGGGATATAGTGATTTTGTATCTAAGCGTTTGCATTCAACTTATGGAATAGAACATATTGTCGAAGGTTATTGTCACTTGGTTGAAGGTGTTGCTGTGAACATACCTGTTCTTATTGGATGTATtgtagaaaattttcagaaaccaaatgagttatttcattttcctgaagaattagaatttcttcaaagattaattgaagattaagatttatttgaaattgtagagTGATATTCAGTTTCTTTGAATACAAATGTATGGTTTCTAGCAATTTGTATTCAAGGCACTATTTTGAACAGTGTctgattttaaacattaaatgattTCTGTTGTTGAAAGAAGATACCTACAAAATTATAAGAATCCACAGactagtttttaagaaaatattatctatagaaatattttttgagtccTTATATTAGGTAAGTAATTACAGATCTAATACAATGAGTTAAAAGATTGGTcactaaatacaatatttttttaaagatctatgATTTGATTTAACCTGCTTTCTACttgaatgagaaaatattattgagcaatcaataaaaatttattatcttgatTAATGAAGCAccagatgaattattttttgctattatatattttgataccatattttatttctattagcttatcactttttttatttaggatattattttaagaatgtttaatcataaattacagcaaactaatttaaaacaaaagaacatgaagtaattttttttcctaacacTAATCTTTTATAGCAtctaaatttttgttacattaagATATATATGTGGCATCTAAAGTATATGCAACCATAAGTGAACTCTTTTAATAcatttgaagatatttatttttaccatcGTATTCCTTATAGTAATTgttaagcttttatttatttctaacaatttatGAATTGTAAACATAAATCTCTAATAACAGctgtcaaaattaaaacaaaatattttactaagttatattttgaatttgacaatcattattatcattttaataatatttgaaaatgttttaattcaataaatgggacaagtatatttttatagaaaaattggaATGTTTGACACAcaccttttaaattaataatctttaaatatatgatatgttTCAGTTTTTGAATCTTTTATTGTAGAAATTGTCCAATTTCACATGTTATGCAAAgcgaagtaaaattttcattaagaagAACCTGTACCAgtatattccattttattataatactttgaTTTATAAATCAAGTTCTCAACTAATAAAGATGGATGTATGTGTTTTTAATATTCTGCAAGCCAAACCATTTGACCTTAGTTACTAAACTTGCTACATATATTCCTTGGAGGTTGAAAATGTATCtaggagcattttttttttttttttgaaattttagttaaaattaagcaaaattctgCATTCTTCCAAAAtacctcaaaaataattttcacactatttaaaaaattatctttttaattgcattaagcaataatgcaaatttttctgcattttggcagttttccaaaaaaaaatttttttctctaattaccaacaatagattacattgttgatCTGAAATTtgaactgttttcattgtttcatcaaatatttaatcctgTAATTTTCTTCTATTGATGAAAGCTATAGAAAAAGAGACTGTTTTTTATCGGCTTAGTTTACAACATGaacgaataaaaaaacattcacattgttgcaaaatttaatgctatattaactggatatttacatttttcatatgttACAGGATGTTCTAGATTTGAAAGATTCATATACATTATAAACAATTACTcagttaaaaaatacaataaatttggtGAATGAAAGTATATCCACACAAACATATGCAGAGAtagtaagaaatgaaaaagtaaaataaggaaacaatatatttaaatctaggcagaaaaatattgttaactaTAATGTCTTAATTCTTCCAAATAcagaaaaaacatctgaaaacaCTAAGAAATATATGCAGGCTAAAATTAACCCAAAATAAATTTCAGCTGAAATAAAGGgcttaaaaaggtaaaaatgagatatattaattaatatcccAACAAATGAAGACACTGAGAATTTAATGGATAAAAagataatctaaataataattatgatattagaaaactgaaaatgtttgatcctataattataatttttttaaagtgggtAAAAACTTTTGATGTGAGAAAATAATTGAGGAATTGAAAACATTGcaataaaagtcaaaattactttaaaaagagGTAGAAACTGAATTGATTCCATAGATCACCCTTTTCTTTTAAGAAAGTAGtggaactgaaaagaaaaaaacttattttgaaataaattgattttctaagaaaacattaaatttatccAATGTGCTAGATATAGGCACATGGctaaaaattacaaagttgtcGAAAGACAATATAGGAACTTGCCTCAAATGTGGAGAAAAGAGacataaagaatatttatgtttaagTCTACCAAATTGCATAAAGGGCcataagcataatttaaaatgaagacgAGTTAAGACATAAAACATTCAGTAAAAAACAAATGCTGCaagatcagaatttttttttttttttcaacaattgcaAATTAATTATGGTTATCCTTTTTGTTTTGCTGCTGCTTATTTAAGCCTTAATCCATGCAAATTGTCAATTTCCTGGAGATATTGCTAAATCTAAATATGATACTGTCTCAATAAGTGACCCAAGACTCTAGTTGAAGATTTTCCAAGaacatataaaagatattttcataattataaatatcaagcAAGATTCATTATTTCACACTCAAATTTCAAAgttattcttatcaaaattaatagaaattttattgcactaaaagtcaaatttaagcaaggaatttatttctatttattaccCTCCAAATGTTAATATGAAAGCTACGTggctgaattaaaattatttgttctaaattttaaagaagataaagGTTTCTACTGGGGTGACTTTAATGCAATATCTTGTGTTTGGGGCACAAATAATGTAGATATGAGAGGAGAATGTATTCTAGAGTTGATTGTTTAACTTGAAACGGAaagtgttaataataattattcacttCCTTCATTCAACAGTAGTGCTGGTAAAAGCTGTATTAATATCTTtggaacaaaaaaattctaataatagaGACATTAATTGGAAAATTGATGATAGAATTACTCTTTAAGTTAACTAAATAATGGAATTCtcaatttataatgataattattcttcatataagaaaattctaaaatgggCATTggtttgtattaataattttgacttcaaaattaaattacatgaatttattgaaaaaaaaatcagtaaaattggaaataatatactttttaaaattaaattaagaagatattattcaaatttgtactagaaataaaaaatatttcaaaatgattaagtCAAAATTGCAAACTGGTGGACAAATGAACTGGAAATGCAAAAGAACAAAgtcaaaacatttagaaaatgattCTAATCTATTTATAACTAGAATCTTAGAACAAGAaggcaaattattttcaaatcggAACTTGCAATTAATACCGCAAAAATATCTAGAACCAAACAAAACTGTTTTAGAAAATTTCGATCAGATTTACTGCAAACTAAcacttttgacaaattttatgaacttgttaaaaataattttatagcagtTGGAGACCCTCAATAAATTAAGGGGGAACTGGAAGaactttcaaaatcatttaaagaaagccttacaattatattagaatttcattttctaagaGAAAGTAgcaatctttaaataattttcttttaacttcccTTTGATAGCACTAAAAGCAACCAAAACATCAAGAATAGAATTGATTTTAACATGGCTCCAGGACTAGATGGAATCTTTCTTAGAATTCTTAAAGAACTTCTTTCTTCTATATCtgattagttttatttcaatttttaatgactttcttAGGAAAGGCAATTCTCCAAATTACTTAGAAAGTTGCAAGAGTAACCTTTATTTCCAGATGCAAAAGATCTTAGGGAACCTTTTTTTTACTATCCAATCTGTCTCTTATCTAGATGGTGATGGATATCAGACAAAATTGTCTCTCAAAGACTAAATTATGAACTTGAATCTACCAATAAACTTAATGCAAATCAATTTGgtttctggaaaaataaaaatagtcacAGACTTAGATAAATTGTACTCGTTTATTCAGTAGGCCCCCCACACCAACAACCATAATTCTCTCATAGAATTGGAAGAGTAAAAATTAAAGCCTATCAGTCTCCACCATAtagttacaaatttgtaatattacttcgCTGCGCAGTTACTTTCAAGATAAGGAAGAAAGTTTTAATAGATGACAAATCAACGGCACAGAAACTGGCGACGATTAGCAAAATTTCTTGGCCaacaaaaacgaaattttttgaaactgctggaattttgatgatatatattatttattagaagcGAAGTTACAATACTTTTCTGGAAGCTTCTTTGCCATGTCACGGAAGGGAGCCAAGAGGCAGAGTTGTAATCAATTGAGCTGAGCAAGTTCTCTCTGAGAGCTCTGTACTGTTGCAGTTATTTGTTACCGATTTGCTGCTTATATAATAAGTACTGATCTAGTGTACGCTTTGCCTGTGTTTTGTGTTTATCGTGTAATATAAATCGTCGTTATTTGTTACTGAACTTGTT includes the following:
- the LOC129968712 gene encoding serine--tRNA synthetase-like protein Slimp is translated as MKLSYLLTFRLFHHHKQFQRIQSFLISRKKHNPSTEADELKRPMKLSTLYVPGRYGAEMYQIVRPVINVEDISRNLDKIRQSCHLRGIDVDLKNIVDSLQQLESERREFASFVEKDRQYIEELKQLHSSGDEARLNSLKKEHEVFIEKLKSAKEKLHNTEELILPVVQRIPNLIHELTPLLSDITEERNSCHSEQDFNLLPHTDICKQTSLLKFSKNKAKSYYFKGVLADLELAIQIYFCNKLSKNDYGAISCADFCKSFLLEAVGRDPYSVKQTIPIKMRVERGQMLHLVGGASFESFCAYLTNMNVSKTNLPMKYFSIGRLYNAENSEPMTFDLFSVVQSTSIHCLTCCEDGQSENEEFEAMFDLISACYNNFKIPFRIVNCSTKRLNVAECRRKQLEIWSPSKHMYIPVAHVSGYSDFVSKRLHSTYGIEHIVEGYCHLVEGVAVNIPVLIGCIVENFQKPNELFHFPEELEFLQRLIED